In one window of Streptomyces roseofulvus DNA:
- a CDS encoding DUF5701 family protein, producing the protein MPDAQSTAPTADTFSSPFPLPPLTDQAERLIELGVPALTGLDAGELRAYAEKAAADAPAGSLLALHPDAAPASALAPLLRLADKPGFLVVDMADVDSFAPQGVELPDGPFYLVHDLDRGDHLGNWSPEEALPALHEAGRTPLVLTEGIHWLLQRPEVLERNKCFMTIGSRLRKPNGAFDARTPAIWISNGTGRDGRERKGAPKVGWCWWNNRHTWLGFGSTTGRG; encoded by the coding sequence TTGCCCGACGCGCAGAGCACCGCCCCGACCGCCGACACCTTCTCCAGCCCCTTCCCGCTGCCCCCGCTCACCGACCAGGCCGAGCGGCTCATCGAGCTCGGCGTGCCCGCTCTCACCGGCCTCGACGCCGGCGAGCTGCGGGCCTACGCCGAGAAGGCCGCCGCCGACGCCCCGGCCGGTTCCCTGCTGGCCCTCCACCCGGACGCCGCGCCCGCCTCGGCCCTCGCCCCGCTGCTCAGGCTCGCGGACAAGCCCGGCTTCCTGGTGGTCGACATGGCGGACGTGGACTCCTTCGCCCCGCAGGGCGTGGAACTCCCCGACGGCCCCTTCTACCTGGTCCACGACCTGGACCGCGGCGACCACCTGGGCAACTGGAGCCCCGAGGAGGCCCTCCCGGCGCTCCACGAGGCCGGCCGGACGCCGCTCGTCCTCACCGAGGGCATCCACTGGCTGCTCCAGCGGCCCGAGGTCCTGGAGCGCAACAAGTGCTTCATGACGATCGGTTCACGCCTGCGCAAGCCCAACGGTGCCTTCGACGCCCGCACTCCGGCCATCTGGATCAGCAACGGCACCGGCCGCGACGGCAGGGAGCGCAAGGGCGCGCCCAAGGTCGGCTGGTGCTGGTGGAACAACCGGCACACCTGGCTCGGCTTCGGCTCCACCACGGGCCGCGGCTAG
- a CDS encoding succinate dehydrogenase/fumarate reductase iron-sulfur subunit — MKLNLRVWRQKNAAAEGAMATYEVDGISPDMSFLEMLDTLNEDLILRGEDPVAFDHDCREGICGACSLVIDGDAHGPERTTTCQLHMRSFRDGDTIDVEPWRASAFPVVKDLVVDRTAFDRIIQAGGYVTAPTGSAPEAHATAVPKADADFAFEHAECIGCGACVAACPNGSAMLFTSAKVNHLNVLPQGAPERETRVLDMVAQMDAEGFGGCTLTGECATACPKGIPLPSIAAMNKEWLRARRKVK; from the coding sequence ATGAAGCTCAACCTGCGCGTCTGGCGCCAGAAGAACGCCGCCGCCGAGGGCGCCATGGCCACCTACGAGGTGGACGGGATCTCCCCCGACATGTCCTTCCTGGAGATGCTCGACACCCTCAACGAGGACCTCATCCTGCGCGGCGAGGACCCCGTCGCCTTCGACCACGACTGCCGCGAGGGCATCTGCGGCGCCTGCAGCCTCGTCATCGACGGCGACGCCCACGGCCCCGAGCGCACCACCACGTGCCAGCTCCACATGCGCTCCTTCCGCGACGGCGACACCATCGACGTCGAACCCTGGCGGGCCTCCGCCTTCCCGGTCGTCAAGGACCTCGTCGTCGACCGCACCGCCTTCGACCGGATCATCCAGGCCGGCGGATACGTCACCGCCCCCACCGGCTCCGCGCCCGAGGCCCACGCCACCGCCGTCCCCAAGGCGGACGCCGACTTCGCCTTCGAGCACGCCGAGTGCATCGGCTGCGGCGCCTGCGTCGCCGCCTGCCCGAACGGCTCGGCGATGCTCTTCACCTCCGCCAAGGTCAACCACCTGAACGTGCTCCCGCAGGGCGCGCCGGAGCGCGAGACCCGGGTCCTCGACATGGTCGCCCAGATGGACGCGGAGGGCTTCGGCGGCTGCACGCTCACCGGCGAGTGCGCCACGGCCTGCCCGAAGGGCATCCCGCTGCCGTCGATCGCCGCGATGAACAAGGAGTGGCTGCGGGCCCGGCGCAAGGTGAAGTGA
- a CDS encoding succinate dehydrogenase yields MAVSGLIMLAYLVAHVAGNLKVFFGPEEFNGYGHWLRVMGAPVLHHGWGLWIARIVLLAAVLAHAVSAYQLSRRDIRARPIRYAHRRKGASYATRTMRWGGIILGLFIVWHVLDLTTGTVHSGGFEEGRPYQNVIDTFSTWYGNVVYIVAMLAVGLHVRHGFWSAAQTLGVGDARRERALRLTANALALALTAGFIAVPVGVMTGVVN; encoded by the coding sequence ATGGCCGTGAGCGGCCTGATCATGCTCGCCTACCTGGTCGCGCACGTGGCCGGCAACCTCAAGGTCTTCTTCGGTCCGGAGGAGTTCAACGGCTACGGGCACTGGCTGCGCGTGATGGGCGCCCCCGTCCTCCACCACGGCTGGGGGCTGTGGATCGCCCGGATCGTGCTCCTGGCCGCGGTCCTCGCCCACGCCGTCTCCGCGTACCAGCTCAGCCGCCGCGACATCCGGGCGCGCCCCATCCGGTACGCCCACCGGCGCAAGGGCGCTTCCTACGCCACCCGCACCATGCGCTGGGGCGGGATCATCCTCGGCCTCTTCATCGTCTGGCACGTCCTCGACCTCACCACCGGCACCGTCCACTCCGGCGGCTTCGAGGAGGGCAGGCCGTACCAGAACGTCATCGACACCTTCTCGACCTGGTACGGCAACGTCGTCTACATCGTCGCCATGCTGGCCGTCGGCCTCCACGTCCGGCACGGCTTCTGGAGCGCCGCCCAGACCCTCGGCGTCGGCGACGCCCGGCGCGAACGCGCCCTGCGGCTGACGGCGAACGCCCTCGCACTCGCCCTGACCGCGGGCTTCATCGCCGTCCCCGTCGGCGTCATGACCGGAGTGGTGAACTGA
- a CDS encoding fumarate reductase/succinate dehydrogenase flavoprotein subunit has protein sequence MSYLDFRTGDPIADTKAPAGPIAERWDTRRFEAKLVNPANRRKHRVIVVGTGLAGGSAGATLAEQGYHVVQFCFQDSPRRAHSIAAQGGINAAKNYRNDGDSVHRLFYDTVKGGDFRARESNVHRLAQISVEIIDQCVAQGVPFAREYGGLLDTRSFGGVQVSRTFYARGQTGQQLLLGAYQALSRQIAAGNVEMHPRTEMLDLVVVDGRARGIVARDLITGRVSTHFADAVVLASGGYGNVFYLSTNAMNSNATAVWRAHRRGAYFANPCFTQIHPTCIPRTGDHQSKLTLMSESLRNDGRIWVPKAKGDTRPAAEIPEDERDYYLERIYPSFGNLVPRDIASRAAKNVCDEGRGVGPGGQGVYLDFADAIARMGRAAVEARYGNLFDMYARITAENPYEVPMRIYPAVHYTMGGLWVDYDLQTTVPGLFAIGEANFSDHGANRLGASALMQGLADGYFVLPATINDYLARHPTSEPVTDEHPAVREALAETEDRLNLLLAVDGDRTPDSFHRELGELMWEFCGMARNAEGLRTALRRIPEIREEFWRRIKVPGSGEEFNQSLEKANRIVDYLELAELMCLDALHREESCGGHFREESQTPDGEAARRDEEFSYAAAWEFGGPGGTPVLHKETLDFEYVHPTQRSYA, from the coding sequence ATGAGCTACCTCGACTTCCGCACCGGCGACCCGATCGCCGACACCAAGGCCCCGGCCGGCCCCATCGCCGAACGGTGGGACACCCGCCGTTTCGAGGCGAAGCTGGTCAACCCCGCCAACCGGCGCAAGCACCGCGTGATCGTCGTCGGCACCGGCCTCGCCGGCGGCTCCGCCGGCGCCACCCTCGCCGAACAGGGCTACCACGTCGTCCAGTTCTGCTTCCAGGACTCGCCGCGCCGGGCCCACTCGATCGCCGCCCAGGGCGGCATCAACGCCGCCAAGAACTACCGCAACGACGGCGACTCCGTCCACCGCCTCTTCTACGACACCGTCAAGGGCGGCGACTTCCGCGCCCGCGAGTCCAACGTCCACCGGCTCGCGCAGATCTCCGTCGAGATCATCGACCAGTGCGTCGCCCAGGGCGTCCCCTTCGCCCGCGAGTACGGCGGCCTCCTCGACACCCGCTCCTTCGGCGGCGTCCAGGTCTCCCGCACCTTCTACGCCCGCGGCCAGACCGGGCAGCAGCTCCTCCTCGGCGCCTACCAGGCACTGTCCCGGCAGATCGCCGCCGGCAACGTCGAGATGCACCCCCGCACGGAGATGCTCGACCTGGTCGTCGTCGACGGACGGGCCCGCGGCATCGTCGCCCGCGACCTGATCACCGGCCGCGTCTCCACCCACTTCGCCGACGCCGTCGTCCTCGCCAGCGGCGGCTACGGCAACGTCTTCTACCTCTCCACCAACGCGATGAACTCCAACGCCACCGCCGTCTGGCGGGCCCACCGGCGCGGCGCGTACTTCGCCAACCCCTGCTTCACCCAGATCCACCCCACCTGCATCCCGCGCACCGGCGACCACCAGTCCAAGCTGACCCTGATGAGCGAGTCGCTGCGCAACGACGGCCGGATCTGGGTCCCCAAGGCGAAGGGCGACACCCGCCCCGCCGCCGAGATCCCCGAGGACGAGCGCGACTACTACCTGGAGCGGATCTACCCCTCCTTCGGCAACCTGGTGCCGCGCGACATCGCCTCCCGCGCCGCCAAGAACGTCTGCGACGAGGGCAGGGGAGTGGGCCCGGGCGGCCAGGGGGTCTACCTGGACTTCGCCGACGCCATCGCCCGGATGGGCCGCGCCGCCGTCGAGGCCAGGTACGGCAACCTCTTCGACATGTACGCGCGGATCACCGCGGAGAACCCGTACGAGGTCCCCATGCGGATCTACCCCGCCGTCCACTACACGATGGGCGGACTCTGGGTCGACTACGACCTCCAGACCACCGTGCCCGGCCTCTTCGCCATCGGCGAGGCCAACTTCTCCGACCACGGCGCCAACCGGCTCGGCGCCTCCGCCCTCATGCAGGGCCTCGCCGACGGCTACTTCGTCCTCCCCGCCACCATCAACGACTACCTGGCCCGCCACCCGACGTCCGAGCCCGTCACGGACGAGCACCCCGCCGTCCGCGAGGCGCTGGCCGAGACCGAGGACCGGCTGAACCTCCTCCTCGCCGTCGACGGCGACCGCACCCCCGACTCCTTCCACCGCGAACTCGGCGAGCTCATGTGGGAGTTCTGCGGCATGGCCCGCAACGCCGAGGGTCTGCGCACCGCGCTCCGGCGCATCCCGGAGATCCGCGAGGAGTTCTGGCGCCGCATCAAGGTCCCCGGCAGCGGCGAGGAGTTCAACCAGTCGCTGGAGAAGGCCAACCGGATCGTCGACTACCTCGAACTCGCCGAGCTGATGTGCCTCGACGCCCTGCACCGCGAGGAGTCCTGCGGCGGCCACTTCCGCGAGGAGTCCCAGACCCCGGACGGCGAGGCCGCCCGCCGCGACGAGGAGTTCTCGTACGCGGCCGCCTGGGAGTTCGGCGGCCCCGGCGGCACCCCCGTCCTCCACAAGGAAACCCTCGACTTCGAGTACGTCCACCCCACCCAGCGGAGCTACGCATGA